From the Companilactobacillus ginsenosidimutans genome, the window TATTAAGAAAATGACTGGCAATCCGAATGCTGAAATATAATTCTTTTGCATAATTGCAGAATAAATCGTTAAAGCAAGTAGGGGAATAAATTCACCCAAAACAGCCGTTAGTAAGATTGTTTGTCCGTATTCCTTTTCAAGTAGTCCTGACTCTTTGAGCAGTGATATCAAAACACCCATTGCAATCGTACAGAATAGAATTGTTGCTAAGATAAAGTTATCAAAAATACCAGTAGTATAAAGAATCGCACTTAAAGCTAGCGACATGACTAAAATACTTAAGAATGCCACCGAAGCAATACTTAAAGGAGATAGCTCTTTATTGAGTTTCTCCTTTTTCTCGAACAATGTAAAATCAATCTCCATACCACCTAGGAAAATCAACATGATGACACCTAAGTTTGCTAGGTATTTTAGGGTCATATCAGGTTGAACAAGATTTAGTCCTGTTTTTCCGATGATTATTCCCATGATGATTTCGGAAATGGCACTTGGCATTTGTGTGATTTTGAAGCGGGCTAGAATTAGTGGTGTTACTAGCGCTGCGAATAATGTAATTAATAACGAAAATTGTTCCATAATTATTATCCTCTCGATGTAAACGTCTAAAGTTTATAACAGTTTGTTTGATAAACCAAACTTATGCGAAAAATGCACAGGTTGTTCAAGGTTCGTTCACATTTATTCGTTATTGTAATTTGAAGAATAATATTAAGTGCATAAGTGCATAAGTGCATAAGTTCTTTAGTGCAGAAGTGCTCTAAGTATGCCGTCTCCGGAGCTGAGAAATATTTATTGGCTGTGCGGACCGGGTCGAGCCAAGGTCTCGCCCCTCGGTTTGGAGCCTTTCGAAGTTCGCGAAAGTCTTCAAACTCGCCCGGTGCTGTAAGAACGGGTGAATCGTCCGTTCTAACACCACTTTCACTGCCTATAAATATTTCTCAGCTCCTGCGACTGGTGATGTGGTGAACATCCAGAATCAGTTCACAGTAGTATAAATAATAATTACAACTGATTTATAGAATTGAGAGCTTTATAGCAAAAGATAATTTATATATCAATTACGAAACGGAGGATAGCTATGGATTTTGTTTTCATGGTTGTGGCTTTTATAGTTGGACTAGTATTTTTAGTCACCGGTACCCACATTAAGAAAAGCACAATGGCAAGAATGTGTTATCTGGTAGGAACATTTGGAGTGATTTTAGCAATGTATATTGCTTGGCCAAAATAGGTTCTAAATTGCCTATCTAATACAATGAGTTTTATAACGTAACACTCACAAAAATTTAATAAATAAAGACAACCAGTATCTATTAGACTTGCAAAGGCTAAAAGATTATTATTTTGCATTCTTGCTTTTGAATTTTTTGATTCTGGATAGTGCAGTAATTGCCAAGGAACAACACTCAGGTAAATCACTTAGACTGCAAGTTTCCGCCCACCCACAAAAAAGATAGTTTTGATCCAAAACAACCTGGAGGGAGGGATTATACAATGCTCAGCCATGAAGTTTTCCTTAGCCGGGGATGTCTCCGGGTTAGGAAAAGACTCAGGTTTGAGATTTTTTCGGTCTTTGAAAAAAGCTCAAACTGATGTCCATGGCGTTCCAGCGTTGTATAATCCCTCCCGGAAGGTGGCAGTGAACCACAACCAAAAAAAGCCCAGCCAAAGGCTGGACCAAACTAAAGAACTAAAGAACTAAAGAACTAAACAAATAACTTCAAGTGAACTCTATGCATAAAACCTTATAAAACCTATTCAATCGAAATCAATTGCACATTACTAATCCCATCAAACTGCTTCAAATCATCAAGCAAATCATCAATCGTACCCTTCAAATGACTAATATCAAAAGAAAGCACAACACTAGCCAAATCATGAATAGGGATGTTTTGATTAATCGTCAGCACACTGGCATTTGAATCTGACAACAGAACTAAAACTTTTGAAAGTAAACCTTGCTCATGTTCTAGCATCAATGAGATCAAAGCTTTTCTGGTTGTCATATTTTCTTCTGGTAGGAAGACTAGATCTTTGTACTTGTAATACGTTCCACGACTAATCCCAACTTGTTTTACAGCTTCGCTGACTTGATGGATTTTACCACTTTCGATTAATTTTCTTGCTCGGATGACTTTATCGAATGATTCGGGTAGGATCGAGCCGTCAACAATATAGTATTTTTCCAATTTTAAATTACCTCGCTAATTGCTCCCTTTGTATCAACATTTAGGTGATAGACTTTCCAATCTGGGAAGTCTTTTTTTGTGTTCTCAACGATTTTTTCAGCATTCTTTTCATTATCTACGATTGCCATCATCGTTGAGCCACTTCCGCTGATATACATTGTACCATTTGCTTTTTCACAAATATTCTTGGCATTTTCATAGTCCGGAATAAGTTTTGAACGGTAGGGTTCATGCATCTTGTCGATGATACATTCTCGAATCAATTTCAAGTTTCCTAATTCCATTGCTTTTGAAAGGGCAACGGCGTGTCCAACTTGATAAATTGCCTCTGAATAGCTCATTTCCGTTGGAAGGATTTCTCTAGCTTTATCAGTGCTGACTTCGTAGTTGGGAATCATTGTGACAAATCTAAGCGATGGATTTACGTTGAAATGAACTGTCTGTACGTCTTTGTTCTCATCGATGAATGAAACACCCAGTTTGCCGTAAATCGCAGGAGAGACGTTGTCAGGGTGTCCTTCCATATTCGTTGCTAAGTCCAGAATTTCATCGTTGCTGAGTGGAGCATCGAACCAATCGTTAGCACCTTTGATACCAGCCACGATACAAAACGCAGAGCTTCCAAGCCCACGGGCGACTGGAATGTTATTTTCAATCGTAATTCTAACATTTGGTACCGGTTCATTTAAGAAATCGCATGTGTTGACGAAAGCTTTGTAAACTAAATTGTTTTCGTTGCGGAATTCTTCAGGACAACCGTAAATTTCTAATTTCTTCTTGCTAGGTTCGAAATCAACGTTGGAATATAGTGAAACGGCTAATCCCATACAGTCAAATCCGACACCAATGTTTGCACTTGTGGCAGGTACTTTAATCCTTATCATAAAACTCTTCCTCGACTTTCGATTTCACATAATCTCTCATTTGATCCTTTTCAATCACATCGTCGTGAAGAATAGGTAGGTTCCAAACGTTAGCCAAATTCTTAGGAATAGCAATATTTGTCACCTTATTTAACTTTTGCATAACCTCGAAATCATCTTCAGGAACATCATCCAAAATAGATTTCGCAACCACACGGACAAACTTGTAAGGACTAGCAGTACTCAATAAAATCATCGGCGTATCATCACCAGTCTTTTGATAGTCACGCATAACCTTGTAACCAACCGCAGTGTGTGGATCCATCAAATAATTATCTTTCTTGTAAACCTCTGAAATCGAATCCTCAATCTCGTCATCCGTACTAAAGCCACAGAAGAAGTCCTCCTTGATACTAGCAAGCACCTCATCAGAAACTTGGTAGCGGCCAGAACTTTCCAGCTCGTCCATCAACCCCTTAACATATCCAGTATCCTCACCACTCTTGTAGTAGAGCAAACGCTCGAAATTACTCGAGATTTGGATATCCATACTAGGCGCAACAGTTTGGAAGAAAGGCATATTGCGGTCATAAACACCACTTTGGAAAAATTTTGTTAAGACGTTATTTTCATTACTTGCGACAACGAACTTATTAACAGGTAAGCCCATTTGTTTGGCGTAGAAGCCGGCGAGGACGTCGCCGAAGTTTCCAGTTGGAACAGTAAAGTTTACTTTTTCTCCTATATTAATCGAACCATTTTTGACCAGTTGCATATAAGAGTCAAAATAATAAACAACTTGTGGAATCAAACGACCGATATTAATTGAGTTGGCTGAAGAAAGGCTAACTTTTGGTCCAAGTTCTTTCTTGAGTTCTTGATCATTGAAAATCTTTTTAACATTACTTTGAGCATCGTCGAAGTTTCCCTCAATGGCTGTGATTTCAGTATTTTCACCGTTAGTTGTTTGCATTTGAAGCTTTTGAATCTTGCTGACACCGTTGTGTGGGTAGAAGACTGTGATGCTCATTTTCTCGAGATTCTTGAATCCTTCAAGTGCAGCTTTTCCAGTGTCACCACTTGTAGCAGTTAAAATCATAACTTTATTATCTTCATCTAAAACATGTTTCATTAGTTGAGGCAACATTTGTAAACCAACGTCTTTAAAGGCACTTGTTGGTCCGTGGAATAGTTCCAAGACGTGGAAGTTGTCTACATTTACAACGGGAGTTATATCGGTGGTATCAAAACTAATACTATATGCTTGATCGATACTGTTTTTGATTTCTTCTATAGAGAAGTCGGGTAAAAGTTTTTCCAAAACTATTTCGGCTATTTGTTGATAATTTAAATTATTCAACTTATTAATGTCGATCTTTAGTTGGCTTAATTCTGGATATACAAACAAGCCACCGTCATCCGCAAATCCCTTTTTGATGGCATTCTTGGCTGAAATACTTATATTCTTATCTCTTGTACTTGTGTAATTATTATTCATCAGTTATAACTCCTTGCATTTCGAATGTCTATATGTTAACCTGTTTTTAATTCAAAAACAAGTGTTTAC encodes:
- a CDS encoding ACT domain-containing protein, translating into MEKYYIVDGSILPESFDKVIRARKLIESGKIHQVSEAVKQVGISRGTYYKYKDLVFLPEENMTTRKALISLMLEHEQGLLSKVLVLLSDSNASVLTINQNIPIHDLASVVLSFDISHLKGTIDDLLDDLKQFDGISNVQLISIE
- the thrC gene encoding threonine synthase — encoded protein: MNNNYTSTRDKNISISAKNAIKKGFADDGGLFVYPELSQLKIDINKLNNLNYQQIAEIVLEKLLPDFSIEEIKNSIDQAYSISFDTTDITPVVNVDNFHVLELFHGPTSAFKDVGLQMLPQLMKHVLDEDNKVMILTATSGDTGKAALEGFKNLEKMSITVFYPHNGVSKIQKLQMQTTNGENTEITAIEGNFDDAQSNVKKIFNDQELKKELGPKVSLSSANSINIGRLIPQVVYYFDSYMQLVKNGSINIGEKVNFTVPTGNFGDVLAGFYAKQMGLPVNKFVVASNENNVLTKFFQSGVYDRNMPFFQTVAPSMDIQISSNFERLLYYKSGEDTGYVKGLMDELESSGRYQVSDEVLASIKEDFFCGFSTDDEIEDSISEVYKKDNYLMDPHTAVGYKVMRDYQKTGDDTPMILLSTASPYKFVRVVAKSILDDVPEDDFEVMQKLNKVTNIAIPKNLANVWNLPILHDDVIEKDQMRDYVKSKVEEEFYDKD
- the thrB gene encoding homoserine kinase yields the protein MIRIKVPATSANIGVGFDCMGLAVSLYSNVDFEPSKKKLEIYGCPEEFRNENNLVYKAFVNTCDFLNEPVPNVRITIENNIPVARGLGSSAFCIVAGIKGANDWFDAPLSNDEILDLATNMEGHPDNVSPAIYGKLGVSFIDENKDVQTVHFNVNPSLRFVTMIPNYEVSTDKAREILPTEMSYSEAIYQVGHAVALSKAMELGNLKLIRECIIDKMHEPYRSKLIPDYENAKNICEKANGTMYISGSGSTMMAIVDNEKNAEKIVENTKKDFPDWKVYHLNVDTKGAISEVI